A genomic segment from Pseudomonas sp. S09G 359 encodes:
- a CDS encoding lipopolysaccharide assembly protein LapB, translating into MKALIAGLTLLMLGGCATNGQSPWATLTSPGSCSKPGADQELALNLADDMANEGKLHASLANLQSLPDSLPQVRQRKARAYRLLGRSEAEPLYRSLLGTCMNAEGEHGLGQLAAAKGDNVQALAHMQRAAQLAPTDEKIRNDLGVAYLNQLRLEDARFEFMTAIELKQSDPLAAINLVTLLIYQDNWGQAAKVVSQLGLSPEQVTDAQARAAKLKGLNTAPRKVAAVSDALPLTIK; encoded by the coding sequence ATGAAAGCATTGATAGCCGGCCTGACCCTGCTGATGCTCGGCGGATGCGCGACCAATGGCCAAAGCCCGTGGGCCACATTGACCTCACCCGGCAGTTGCTCCAAACCCGGCGCGGACCAGGAGCTGGCGCTCAACCTGGCCGACGATATGGCCAACGAAGGCAAGCTGCACGCCAGCCTGGCCAACCTGCAAAGCCTGCCCGACAGCCTGCCCCAGGTGCGCCAGCGCAAAGCCCGCGCCTACCGTTTGCTGGGGCGCAGCGAGGCCGAGCCGTTGTACCGCAGCCTGTTGGGCACGTGCATGAACGCCGAAGGCGAGCACGGCCTGGGGCAACTGGCGGCGGCCAAGGGCGACAACGTCCAAGCGCTGGCCCATATGCAACGGGCGGCGCAGTTGGCGCCGACCGATGAAAAAATCCGCAATGACCTGGGCGTGGCCTACCTCAACCAATTGCGCCTGGAAGACGCCCGCTTCGAATTCATGACCGCCATCGAACTCAAGCAGAGCGACCCGCTGGCCGCCATCAACCTGGTGACGTTACTGATCTATCAGGACAACTGGGGCCAAGCGGCAAAAGTGGTCAGCCAGTTGGGCCTGAGCCCCGAGCAGGTCACCGACGCCCAGGCGCGCGCGGCAAAGCTCAAGGGCTTAAACACTGCACCGCGCAAAGTAGCGGCGGTCAGCGATGCCCTGCCGCTGACCATCAAGTAA
- a CDS encoding type II secretion system F family protein has product MTGPVLLLICLLLIGLSLWLFNNGLRKAQTDRVLERLGDGQPEAQEQTTTWTGLERMFLRAGLGKPTDRLGLWICGWVVGALLGYLLADGLGLLLMLVGPPLVVRIYIAWRYQQRVQRMVEQLPQLLDHSVRSLKSGRTLADAVLGGVESIEDPLKEAMGRVQRNVRMGVSLPDSVSDFAEFYEQDEFRLFALGLKVNHRYGGNASELLENLIKMIREREQGARQLKAMTGETRMTAYVLGGLPILIVGYFLMVNPDYLMNMWNDDTGRNMLLGALAMDLTGSFAMWRMLRSI; this is encoded by the coding sequence ATGACCGGACCGGTGTTGCTGCTTATCTGCCTGCTGCTGATCGGTCTGTCCCTGTGGCTGTTCAACAATGGCCTGCGCAAGGCCCAGACCGACCGCGTGCTGGAGCGTCTCGGCGACGGCCAACCCGAGGCCCAGGAACAGACCACCACCTGGACCGGCCTGGAACGCATGTTCCTGCGCGCCGGGCTGGGCAAACCCACAGATCGCCTGGGCCTGTGGATATGTGGCTGGGTGGTCGGTGCGCTGTTGGGCTACTTGCTCGCCGATGGGCTGGGCCTGCTGCTGATGCTGGTGGGGCCGCCGCTGGTTGTGCGTATTTATATCGCCTGGCGTTACCAGCAGCGTGTACAGCGCATGGTCGAACAGTTGCCGCAGTTGCTCGACCACAGTGTGCGCAGCCTCAAATCCGGCAGAACCCTGGCCGACGCAGTATTGGGCGGGGTCGAGAGCATTGAAGACCCGCTCAAGGAAGCCATGGGCCGCGTGCAGCGCAACGTGCGCATGGGCGTGAGCCTGCCGGACTCGGTCAGCGATTTCGCCGAGTTCTACGAACAGGACGAATTTCGCCTGTTCGCACTGGGCCTGAAGGTCAACCATCGCTACGGCGGCAACGCCAGTGAATTGCTGGAAAACCTGATCAAGATGATTCGCGAGCGCGAACAAGGCGCGCGTCAACTCAAGGCCATGACCGGTGAAACGCGCATGACCGCCTATGTACTGGGCGGGTTGCCGATCCTGATCGTGGGTTACTTCTTGATGGTCAACCCGGACTATCTGATGAACATGTGGAACGACGACACCGGGCGCAACATGTTGCTGGGCGCACTGGCCATGGACCTGACGGGCTCCTTTGCCATGTGGCGCATGCTGAGGAGTATCTGA
- a CDS encoding response regulator transcription factor — MNKLTSAVKVLVVDDQPLIVEELCEFLESSGYRCVPCESSRHALQRFSEDAEIGLVLCDLHMPDMDGIELVQAMQKVAGKQRAFEAIMLTGRADKQDVIKALRAGIADYYQKPINLDELLEGLQRQESALEERQKELQLGHLNQKLQYLSESINDLYHDLDKVRRSPGAGVADEVELAADEAAPVEIPTIFTQLSPRQLDVARLVGKGQTNYQIACELGITENTVKLYVSQVLRLTHMHNRTQLALALSPNNSAMRQRVTAH; from the coding sequence GTGAACAAGCTTACATCGGCAGTAAAAGTGCTCGTGGTCGACGATCAACCGTTGATCGTGGAAGAACTCTGCGAATTCCTCGAAAGCAGCGGCTATCGCTGCGTGCCTTGTGAGTCCAGTCGCCATGCCTTGCAGCGTTTCAGCGAAGACGCCGAGATCGGCCTGGTGCTGTGCGATTTGCACATGCCCGACATGGATGGCATTGAACTGGTCCAGGCCATGCAGAAGGTCGCCGGCAAGCAGCGCGCGTTCGAGGCGATCATGCTCACCGGCCGCGCTGACAAGCAGGACGTGATCAAGGCCCTGCGCGCGGGCATCGCCGATTACTACCAGAAACCCATCAACCTCGATGAATTGCTCGAAGGCCTGCAACGCCAGGAGTCGGCGCTGGAGGAGCGGCAAAAAGAGTTACAACTGGGGCACCTGAACCAGAAGCTGCAATACCTCTCCGAATCCATCAATGACCTGTACCACGACCTCGACAAAGTGCGTCGCAGCCCAGGTGCCGGCGTGGCGGACGAGGTCGAGTTGGCGGCCGACGAAGCTGCGCCGGTAGAAATTCCGACCATTTTCACGCAGCTATCGCCCCGTCAGCTTGACGTTGCGCGGCTGGTGGGCAAGGGCCAGACCAACTACCAGATAGCCTGCGAGCTGGGGATCACCGAAAACACGGTCAAGCTGTATGTGTCCCAGGTGCTGCGCCTGACCCATATGCATAACCGTACCCAGCTGGCGTTGGCGTTGTCACCGAACAATTCGGCGATGCGCCAGCGGGTCACTGCACACTGA
- a CDS encoding DUF3613 domain-containing protein, whose translation MKAHYLICLALMPLGAVAIEPGPSSPYQAETENWLALQVNGVAASPTPQKTTPAEREQALQRWLDSNKHPIPEFFESESGGKSGGGKSQ comes from the coding sequence ATGAAAGCCCATTACCTCATCTGCCTGGCGCTGATGCCGCTGGGCGCAGTGGCTATCGAACCCGGCCCATCGTCCCCGTACCAGGCCGAAACGGAAAACTGGTTGGCCTTGCAGGTCAATGGCGTGGCAGCGTCGCCCACGCCGCAAAAAACCACCCCCGCGGAACGGGAGCAGGCTTTGCAACGTTGGCTGGACAGCAACAAGCACCCGATCCCGGAGTTCTTTGAATCCGAATCCGGCGGAAAATCGGGCGGTGGCAAAAGCCAATAA
- a CDS encoding CpaF family protein encodes MNGEKLFGGPARSAGGNSDHDGLKLVLHRYIIDAIEESGKNLLEGTRQSLAQFVIDKVSEYITRMRLAISRYEMERLAEEIVDELTGFGPLEVLLRDPSVTEILVNGPHRVFIERDGLLHQSDLRFIDDHHVERVMQRILAPLGRRLDESSPMVDARLPDGSRVNAIIPPIALDGPCLSIRKFRKDMLKSSDLVAMQTIDQSIFEFFQEAVGKRCNILISGGTGTGKTTLLNILSQLINPHERLVTIEDVAELQLGHPHVVRLETRPPNAEGHGEVRSSDLIRNALRMRPDRIILGEIRGVEVLDVMTAMNTGHDGSMSTVHANNAQDALLRLETLVGLTGRVVAEKTLRQMICAALDVIIQLTRMPDGRRCVSEVVEVVGVRDDVYVTNTLFRLDRRTGYGFLREAINPAGDKLRRESALPL; translated from the coding sequence ATGAACGGCGAAAAGTTATTCGGCGGCCCGGCCCGCAGCGCTGGCGGCAACAGCGACCACGACGGCCTGAAACTGGTGCTGCATCGCTACATCATCGACGCCATCGAGGAGTCGGGTAAAAACCTGCTCGAAGGCACGCGCCAGTCCCTCGCGCAATTTGTCATCGACAAGGTGTCCGAGTACATCACGCGCATGCGCCTGGCGATCTCGCGCTACGAAATGGAGCGCCTGGCCGAAGAGATCGTCGACGAACTCACCGGCTTCGGCCCACTGGAGGTGCTGCTGCGCGACCCGTCGGTGACCGAGATCCTGGTCAACGGGCCGCACCGGGTGTTTATCGAACGCGATGGCCTGCTGCACCAGAGCGACCTGCGTTTCATCGACGACCACCACGTGGAGCGCGTGATGCAGCGCATCCTCGCACCGCTGGGCCGGCGCCTGGACGAGTCATCGCCGATGGTGGATGCGCGCTTGCCCGACGGTAGCCGGGTCAACGCGATCATCCCGCCGATTGCCCTGGACGGGCCATGCCTGTCGATTCGTAAGTTTCGCAAAGACATGCTCAAGAGCAGCGACCTGGTGGCCATGCAGACCATCGACCAGAGCATTTTCGAGTTCTTCCAGGAGGCCGTGGGCAAGCGCTGCAACATCCTCATCAGCGGGGGTACCGGCACCGGCAAGACCACGCTGCTGAATATCCTCAGCCAGTTGATCAACCCCCACGAACGCCTGGTAACCATTGAAGACGTCGCCGAATTGCAACTGGGCCACCCCCACGTGGTGCGCCTGGAAACTCGCCCGCCGAATGCCGAGGGGCATGGCGAGGTGAGGTCCAGCGACTTGATCCGCAACGCCCTGCGGATGCGCCCGGACCGCATCATCCTCGGCGAGATCCGTGGCGTCGAAGTGCTCGACGTGATGACCGCCATGAACACCGGCCACGACGGTTCCATGAGCACCGTGCACGCCAACAATGCCCAGGATGCGTTACTGCGCCTGGAAACCCTGGTAGGCCTGACCGGTCGTGTGGTCGCGGAAAAAACCCTGCGCCAGATGATCTGCGCCGCGCTGGACGTGATCATCCAGCTCACGCGCATGCCCGATGGCCGCCGCTGCGTCAGCGAAGTAGTGGAAGTGGTGGGCGTGCGCGACGACGTGTATGTCACCAATACCCTGTTCCGCCTGGACCGTCGCACCGGCTATGGCTTCCTGCGTGAAGCCATTAATCCGGCTGGCGATAAACTGCGCCGCGAATCGGCCCTGCCGTTATAA
- a CDS encoding pilus assembly protein translates to MSDSLSQTFLAITRNTTDLEWLQGALAPLGQVVSVGSGSLDELLALVDVTFANLVFVGLDRENVVTQSALIEGALEAKPMLAVVALGDGMDNQLVLNAMRAGARDFVAYGSRSSEVAGLVRRLSKRLPPVASNAQLGGLTVLFGTQSNADGAMLATHLALVVQKSGQQTLLLDLGLPRSDSLALLGLESTFNFGDALRHLRRLDTTLINSAFTTALDGLRILAYATGDEPLKLTSAAELFMLLSALRQHFQHIVVNITGQPDSEALRTFVSHCDKLLWCTDQSVLDCRRNLAVLNRWREKGMKLEHAKLVVDRYIKSCAPDTEALEKSFGLECIAVLPLSAELRLNVKNQGQTLFALAPREPLTQAIRTLGERLAKRSQGLEKPSMRWFERILGSGR, encoded by the coding sequence TCTGGGCCAAGTGGTCAGTGTCGGCAGTGGCAGCCTGGATGAATTGCTCGCGCTGGTCGACGTCACCTTTGCCAACCTGGTGTTCGTCGGCCTCGACCGCGAAAACGTGGTGACCCAGAGTGCGCTGATCGAAGGCGCCCTGGAGGCCAAGCCGATGTTGGCGGTGGTCGCCCTGGGCGATGGCATGGACAACCAGTTGGTGCTCAACGCCATGCGCGCCGGTGCGCGGGATTTCGTCGCCTACGGCTCGCGCTCCAGCGAAGTGGCGGGCCTGGTGCGGCGCCTGAGCAAGCGCCTGCCACCGGTCGCCTCCAACGCACAACTGGGCGGCCTCACCGTGCTGTTTGGCACCCAGAGCAACGCCGACGGCGCCATGCTGGCGACCCACCTTGCGCTGGTCGTGCAAAAAAGCGGGCAGCAGACCCTGCTGCTGGACCTGGGTTTACCGCGCAGCGACAGCCTGGCGCTGCTGGGCCTGGAGAGCACCTTCAATTTCGGTGATGCGTTGCGCCACTTGCGCCGCCTGGATACCACGTTGATCAACAGCGCCTTCACTACGGCGCTGGATGGCCTGCGTATCCTGGCCTACGCCACCGGTGACGAACCGCTCAAACTCACCAGCGCCGCCGAGCTGTTCATGTTGCTCAGCGCGCTGCGCCAGCACTTCCAGCACATCGTCGTGAACATCACCGGGCAGCCGGACAGCGAAGCGCTGCGCACCTTTGTCAGCCACTGCGACAAACTGCTGTGGTGCACCGACCAGAGCGTGCTGGACTGCCGTCGCAACCTCGCGGTGCTCAACCGCTGGCGCGAAAAGGGCATGAAACTGGAGCACGCCAAGCTGGTGGTGGACCGCTACATCAAGTCCTGTGCACCCGACACCGAAGCCCTGGAAAAAAGCTTCGGCCTGGAGTGCATCGCCGTGCTGCCCCTGAGCGCCGAGCTGCGCCTGAATGTGAAAAACCAGGGCCAGACCCTGTTTGCCCTGGCCCCGCGCGAGCCCTTGACCCAAGCCATACGCACCCTCGGCGAACGCCTGGCGAAACGCTCCCAGGGCTTGGAAAAACCCTCAATGCGCTGGTTTGAACGCATCCTGGGGTCTGGGCGATGA
- a CDS encoding type II secretion system F family protein: protein MVLLASLLMLLAAGVLVGGQLLEHRRRERRVTERLQGRMAADDKLGTLLRQLGSSALAQRSVSLDNETQTLLNRVGWRKANQRSLFAACQIGVPIVLMGLTLLAQEILFAQMSPAWIAPMIALGIGYLLPKRVLAAAAKHRQQRIAKEISTFIPLLRILFESGMAVEQSLRVLGNEGQRLLPSLTHELRLILARVDSGLELGEELGKTARVLEVDEFTDTCIILQQLILQGGGAMKSLLTLKQLLDDRRLTNLQEYISKMSAKMSVVMMVFLFPALLIVLGGPAFIGIARALTHF from the coding sequence ATGGTGCTTCTGGCCAGCCTGTTGATGTTGCTTGCTGCCGGGGTATTGGTGGGCGGCCAGCTGCTTGAGCATCGCCGCCGCGAGCGGCGGGTGACCGAGCGCCTGCAAGGGCGCATGGCTGCAGACGACAAGCTCGGCACACTCCTGCGCCAACTGGGCAGCAGCGCGCTGGCCCAGCGTTCGGTCAGCCTCGACAACGAAACCCAGACCCTGCTCAACCGGGTCGGCTGGCGCAAGGCCAACCAGCGCTCGCTGTTTGCCGCCTGCCAGATCGGCGTGCCGATTGTGCTGATGGGCCTTACGCTGCTCGCCCAGGAAATTCTGTTCGCGCAAATGTCGCCGGCCTGGATTGCCCCGATGATTGCGCTGGGCATCGGCTACCTGCTGCCAAAACGGGTGCTGGCCGCTGCCGCCAAACATCGCCAGCAGCGTATCGCCAAGGAAATTTCAACCTTCATTCCGCTGCTGCGCATCCTGTTCGAGTCGGGCATGGCGGTTGAACAATCCTTGCGTGTGCTGGGCAACGAAGGCCAACGCCTGCTCCCCAGCCTCACCCATGAATTGCGCCTGATCCTGGCACGGGTCGATTCCGGGCTGGAGCTGGGCGAAGAACTGGGCAAGACCGCCCGCGTGTTGGAAGTGGATGAGTTCACCGACACCTGCATCATCCTCCAGCAATTGATCCTGCAAGGGGGCGGGGCGATGAAATCGTTGCTGACCCTCAAGCAATTGCTCGATGACCGGCGCCTGACCAACCTGCAAGAGTACATCTCGAAAATGTCGGCGAAGATGTCCGTGGTGATGATGGTGTTTCTGTTTCCTGCCTTGCTGATCGTGCTCGGTGGCCCGGCGTTTATCGGCATCGCTCGCGCGTTGACCCACTTTTGA